One stretch of Haladaptatus sp. R4 DNA includes these proteins:
- a CDS encoding ABC transporter ATP-binding protein, giving the protein MNAIETDGLTKRYGTTTAVKDLELRVPEGEIYGFLGPNGSGKTTTTRMLTTLTEPTRGTARIDGHPLDAGSDLSSSIGYLPERPPVYEEFTGYEQLEYASGLHDAPDWKRDRRLGDLIDRFEITADLGDRISTYSKGMKQKIGLVQSLMHDPAVLFLDEPFSGLDPRSSKVLEEFVVEFAESGRTVFLSTHVLPIIEAVATLVGILYDGVLIAEGSPEALKHRMGTDGGTDLEAVFLELTDERTIL; this is encoded by the coding sequence ATGAACGCAATCGAAACGGACGGCTTGACGAAGCGTTATGGAACGACGACCGCTGTGAAGGATCTCGAATTACGTGTTCCCGAAGGAGAGATCTACGGGTTTCTCGGTCCGAACGGTTCCGGGAAAACGACGACGACACGGATGCTTACGACGTTGACCGAACCCACTCGGGGGACAGCACGGATCGATGGTCATCCGCTCGACGCCGGATCCGATCTTTCGTCCTCGATAGGATATCTGCCCGAACGGCCACCGGTGTACGAGGAGTTCACTGGATACGAACAACTGGAGTACGCATCCGGACTTCACGACGCGCCGGATTGGAAGCGCGACCGGCGGTTGGGGGACCTGATCGACCGATTCGAGATAACCGCCGATCTCGGAGACAGGATTTCGACCTATTCGAAGGGTATGAAACAAAAAATCGGTCTCGTTCAATCACTCATGCACGACCCGGCCGTACTCTTTCTCGACGAACCGTTCTCCGGATTGGATCCCCGGTCATCGAAGGTGTTGGAGGAGTTCGTCGTCGAATTTGCCGAATCGGGACGAACCGTATTCCTTTCCACGCACGTATTGCCGATAATCGAAGCGGTCGCCACCCTCGTCGGGATTCTTTACGACGGAGTGTTGATCGCCGAAGGATCCCCCGAGGCGCTCAAGCACCGAATGGGTACCGACGGCGGAACCGACCTCGAAGCCGTTTTTCTCGAACTCACAGACGAGAGAACAATTCTCTAA
- a CDS encoding SDR family NAD(P)-dependent oxidoreductase — protein MTVEQFSVAGKTAIVTGASSGIGRTIAERFADDGANVVVCSREQGNVDPVAEGIAASDASGRALAVECDVTDRDAVEALVDATVDEFGGIDVLVNNAGASFMAPFEDISENGWETIVDINLHGTFHCTQVAGERMRENGGGAIINLASVAGQGGAPQMSHYGAAKAAVINLTSTLSFEWADENVRVNCIAPGFVATPGVETQMGVSADNIDRGDVKRRIGTSEEIADIAQFLASPASSYLVGETITAQGVPRILETPDV, from the coding sequence ATGACCGTCGAACAGTTCAGCGTCGCCGGGAAGACCGCAATCGTGACGGGTGCATCGAGCGGTATCGGACGAACGATTGCCGAGCGGTTCGCCGACGACGGCGCGAACGTCGTCGTCTGCTCGCGCGAACAGGGGAACGTGGACCCGGTCGCCGAAGGGATAGCGGCGAGCGACGCCTCGGGTCGCGCGCTGGCGGTCGAGTGCGACGTGACCGACCGCGATGCCGTGGAGGCGCTCGTGGACGCCACCGTCGATGAGTTCGGGGGCATCGACGTGTTGGTCAACAACGCCGGTGCGAGCTTCATGGCCCCGTTCGAGGACATCAGCGAGAACGGGTGGGAGACCATCGTGGACATCAACCTTCACGGGACGTTCCACTGCACGCAGGTCGCCGGGGAGCGTATGCGCGAGAACGGCGGCGGTGCTATCATCAACCTCGCCAGCGTCGCCGGGCAGGGTGGCGCGCCGCAGATGAGCCACTACGGCGCGGCGAAGGCCGCCGTCATCAACCTGACGTCAACGCTCTCGTTCGAGTGGGCCGACGAGAACGTTCGCGTCAACTGCATCGCGCCCGGGTTCGTCGCCACGCCGGGCGTCGAGACTCAGATGGGGGTCAGCGCCGACAACATCGACCGAGGGGACGTGAAGCGCCGTATCGGAACGAGCGAGGAAATCGCAGACATCGCGCAGTTCCTCGCCAGTCCGGCCTCGTCGTACCTCGTCGGTGAAACGATCACCGCACAGGGCGTGCCGCGCATTCTGGAAACCCCCGACGTGTGA
- a CDS encoding winged helix-turn-helix domain-containing protein, with translation MNQIIDAEWSSEITQTWESIEFLTGSSRRIHILRVLSDRTLDLRDLRDRLDVPRTTLQRNLTTLEQEGWVKFPAAENGYTATVSGRLVVQAFMDTISTVRSVENLEPFLRHIAPDSELNVDLFADSTVVTPEPSQPYKPVNELFEMIETADSSRSFMIWPTISKFFIDLRRRSTKTAADKRVIVPRRSVASSSQSLLKSLGDSFEVRSPELYSYDGSIPYGFILFDSTIVLLAIDEIGRVSVFVKSQSPEAVEWGETVYEEYYSDSSRIADDALTE, from the coding sequence ATGAATCAGATAATCGATGCCGAATGGTCCTCCGAGATAACGCAGACCTGGGAGAGTATAGAATTCTTAACAGGCTCGTCCCGTCGCATCCATATCCTCCGTGTGCTCAGCGATCGAACGCTGGATTTGCGTGATCTTCGGGACCGATTGGACGTTCCGAGGACGACGCTTCAACGGAACCTCACGACGCTCGAACAGGAGGGATGGGTCAAGTTCCCCGCCGCGGAAAACGGGTATACTGCCACCGTATCGGGGCGATTGGTGGTTCAAGCGTTCATGGATACCATCAGCACGGTACGTTCCGTGGAGAATCTGGAGCCATTTTTGCGGCATATCGCCCCCGATTCGGAGTTGAACGTCGATCTGTTCGCGGATTCCACGGTAGTCACGCCGGAACCCAGCCAGCCGTACAAACCGGTAAACGAACTGTTCGAGATGATAGAGACCGCCGACAGCAGCCGGTCGTTCATGATTTGGCCCACGATCTCGAAATTCTTCATCGATCTACGCCGTCGATCCACGAAAACAGCCGCAGACAAGCGAGTCATCGTTCCGAGACGATCGGTCGCATCCTCTAGCCAATCGCTCCTGAAAAGCCTCGGTGATTCGTTCGAAGTCCGATCTCCGGAGTTGTACTCCTACGATGGGTCCATTCCGTACGGATTCATTCTATTCGACTCGACGATCGTCCTGCTAGCGATCGACGAAATCGGACGGGTAAGCGTGTTCGTCAAATCACAGTCTCCCGAGGCCGTCGAATGGGGTGAAACCGTATACGAAGAGTACTACAGCGACTCCTCGCGTATCGCGGACGACGCTTTGACCGAGTAG
- a CDS encoding halocin C8-like domain-containing protein translates to MSQEDSNEKEKRADLDRRSLLKSIGVAGAGLGTGMGMLGSAKAQSGADSEIHVTGTELISTDSVRPHANSAVSEQPLSGHLRSEEALSPNPAGTVSLSLTTTDSELDAHNPVLHALPFESEAGQDKAGFLNVLLADDGDSKVTLASFAMVGERDTEAGTGSLRFYGTRDEQPVMINQVERDLTTDSGQFTTEASLSCGTCKFVVNELCSAGNPVGVTECLEICAPAVETGVGYVVCSGACAVIVEAVEYLGCGAAASAICGRAGFC, encoded by the coding sequence ATGAGTCAAGAAGACTCTAATGAGAAAGAAAAGAGAGCCGACCTCGATCGTCGATCACTACTGAAAAGCATCGGTGTAGCCGGTGCCGGACTCGGTACCGGGATGGGAATGCTCGGTAGCGCAAAAGCCCAGAGCGGGGCCGATTCGGAAATACACGTCACCGGTACCGAACTGATCAGTACCGATAGCGTGCGGCCGCACGCCAATTCCGCAGTTTCGGAGCAGCCACTGAGCGGTCACCTGCGGAGCGAAGAGGCGCTGTCCCCCAACCCGGCAGGAACTGTCAGCCTTTCGCTCACGACGACCGACAGCGAACTCGACGCTCACAACCCAGTACTGCATGCGTTGCCGTTCGAATCGGAAGCGGGACAGGACAAGGCAGGATTTCTCAACGTCCTTCTCGCGGACGACGGAGACTCGAAAGTCACGCTCGCATCGTTCGCGATGGTCGGGGAACGGGACACGGAAGCGGGAACTGGCTCCCTCAGGTTCTACGGTACCAGAGACGAACAGCCGGTCATGATAAACCAGGTCGAGCGGGACCTGACAACCGACTCGGGGCAGTTCACGACCGAAGCCAGCCTTAGCTGCGGTACGTGCAAGTTCGTGGTCAACGAACTGTGCTCCGCTGGCAACCCGGTGGGCGTTACGGAATGTCTCGAAATCTGTGCACCCGCCGTCGAGACCGGTGTCGGATACGTCGTGTGCTCGGGCGCGTGTGCCGTCATCGTCGAGGCCGTGGAGTATCTGGGCTGTGGTGCCGCCGCGAGTGCGATTTGCGGACGAGCGGGCTTCTGCTGA
- a CDS encoding Yip1 family protein — protein MVLKLLTEPESFFRDRVENPGILIPTVIVLLVALVAAVGTVPRANISGQFASTAVQSQGQQMNQSMSNAIGGVASTVTIVFSFVGILLAWAVYSIAFYAIARFAFGGSGSLGDTFAFTGWGYVPLFIHQVIGAIAAYYVYSGVNLPSNDDAAMTAFQNLQSDPALFVAGIVGVVLLLWSGWIWTTGMEKLHDLSRRNAVITVGIPVGIAVILRISGLV, from the coding sequence ATGGTCCTCAAGCTACTGACCGAGCCGGAATCGTTTTTCCGTGATCGAGTCGAAAATCCGGGAATTCTCATCCCCACGGTTATCGTCCTCCTCGTCGCACTGGTCGCGGCCGTCGGTACCGTACCGCGAGCGAACATCAGCGGACAGTTCGCTTCGACCGCGGTACAGTCCCAGGGGCAGCAGATGAATCAGTCGATGTCGAACGCTATCGGCGGGGTGGCGAGCACCGTGACGATCGTCTTCTCGTTCGTCGGAATCCTACTCGCGTGGGCCGTGTACAGCATCGCTTTTTACGCCATCGCACGCTTCGCGTTCGGCGGTTCCGGGTCCCTGGGCGACACGTTCGCGTTCACCGGTTGGGGGTACGTGCCACTCTTCATCCATCAGGTCATCGGCGCGATCGCCGCCTACTACGTGTACAGCGGTGTGAACCTCCCGAGCAACGACGACGCCGCAATGACCGCATTTCAGAATTTACAGTCCGATCCCGCCCTCTTCGTGGCAGGTATCGTCGGTGTCGTCCTGTTGTTGTGGAGCGGTTGGATCTGGACGACCGGGATGGAAAAGTTACACGACCTCTCGCGCCGAAACGCGGTTATCACCGTCGGAATCCCGGTCGGAATCGCGGTGATACTGCGAATCTCGGGGTTGGTGTAG
- a CDS encoding ABC transporter ATP-binding protein, with product MNTNETAVIDVSNVTKQFGSVTALQELNLTVNDGEIYGFLGPNGSGKSTTINVLLDFIRPTSGQATLFGQDSHAHSHRIRERIGVLPDGFDVYDRLTGYQHIELTVESKRAADDPMSILERVGIEDAADRRAGTYSKGMTQRLVLGMALVGEPELIILDEPSTGLDPNGAREMREIILEENRRGATVFFSSHILSQVEAVCDRVGILSNGSLVAEDSIRNLRERMDATTQLTLVVSETTHRVLDAIRSCDGVESVTAEGDRIAVAIGNGSKADVIEAVESSGVELRDFSVVEASLEDLFAAYTEGQEVIA from the coding sequence ATGAATACGAACGAAACAGCCGTTATAGACGTTTCGAACGTCACGAAACAGTTCGGTTCCGTAACCGCCCTCCAAGAACTCAATCTGACGGTCAACGACGGGGAGATCTACGGGTTTCTCGGCCCGAACGGTTCCGGGAAATCCACGACGATCAACGTCCTGTTGGATTTCATTCGCCCGACGAGCGGACAGGCAACGTTGTTCGGCCAGGATTCTCACGCCCATTCACACCGAATTCGCGAGCGTATCGGCGTCCTTCCCGACGGCTTCGACGTGTACGACCGCCTCACGGGGTACCAACACATCGAACTGACTGTCGAGTCGAAGCGAGCGGCCGACGACCCGATGAGCATCCTCGAACGGGTCGGTATCGAGGACGCCGCCGACCGAAGGGCGGGTACCTACTCGAAAGGGATGACACAGCGGCTCGTGCTCGGAATGGCGCTCGTCGGCGAACCGGAACTCATCATTCTCGACGAACCGTCGACCGGTTTGGACCCGAACGGGGCGCGTGAGATGCGCGAAATAATCCTCGAAGAGAACCGCCGCGGAGCGACCGTCTTCTTCTCCAGTCACATTCTCAGCCAGGTCGAAGCGGTGTGTGACCGCGTCGGCATCCTCTCGAACGGGTCGCTCGTGGCCGAGGATTCGATTCGGAACCTCCGCGAGAGGATGGACGCGACCACCCAGTTGACGCTCGTCGTCTCCGAAACGACGCACCGCGTGCTCGACGCGATTCGGAGTTGCGATGGGGTCGAAAGCGTGACCGCGGAAGGTGATCGAATAGCGGTCGCAATCGGGAACGGGTCGAAAGCGGACGTGATCGAAGCCGTCGAATCGTCCGGCGTCGAGTTACGGGACTTCTCGGTGGTTGAGGCGTCGCTCGAAGACCTCTTTGCGGCGTATACGGAAGGCCAGGAGGTGATCGCATGA
- a CDS encoding ABC transporter permease subunit — MTPIGIFLPAVGIFAGYRSIVSERESGSLKLLLSLPHTRTDVVIGKFIGRTTIVAIATVIGFVVGGGIILALGATFPVGSYLSLLVLSLVLGAAFVSISIGVSAALKSEDLIVLIGFGLVILFTLLWGILTGIFGLVLDRYGIGSSAFQQDLLSFIQILNPKTAFNYAFSTVSAVNKIPEGHLFWQHGWIGFVVLGLWIVLPLAFGRWRFAHAELT; from the coding sequence ATGACGCCGATCGGAATTTTCCTCCCGGCGGTCGGTATCTTCGCCGGTTACCGTTCGATAGTGAGTGAACGTGAGTCCGGGAGCCTCAAACTGCTGCTCTCGCTTCCACACACGCGAACTGACGTCGTTATCGGGAAGTTCATCGGACGCACCACCATCGTCGCAATCGCGACGGTGATCGGATTCGTCGTCGGCGGTGGCATCATCCTCGCTCTCGGAGCGACGTTCCCGGTCGGAAGCTACCTCTCGCTTCTGGTACTGTCGTTGGTTCTCGGTGCCGCGTTCGTCAGTATCAGCATCGGTGTTTCTGCCGCTCTCAAGTCCGAGGACCTGATCGTTCTGATCGGGTTCGGACTGGTCATCCTGTTCACGCTCCTGTGGGGTATCCTGACTGGGATTTTCGGACTGGTGCTCGACCGTTATGGCATCGGCTCATCGGCGTTCCAACAGGATTTGCTGTCGTTTATCCAGATTCTCAACCCGAAGACGGCGTTTAACTACGCGTTTTCCACCGTTTCGGCGGTGAACAAGATACCGGAGGGCCATCTGTTCTGGCAACACGGTTGGATCGGGTTCGTCGTCCTCGGTCTCTGGATCGTGCTCCCGTTGGCGTTCGGTCGATGGCGGTTCGCCCACGCGGAGTTGACCTGA